One segment of Comamonas thiooxydans DNA contains the following:
- a CDS encoding DUF1329 domain-containing protein, producing the protein MKFVTAKTPLAAAVGLMVATSVWAKVPANEAEQLGKELTCVGAIKAGNKEGTIPEFTGKWAGAPTGVAHVQSSGKHPVDIYADEKPLFVITAENMEKYGDKLSAGQKAMFQKYPKTMQIPVYKGHRDFRYTDEVCAVLKKNALESEVVDNGMGIKGSFGAINFPIPKTGQEVIWNNLLPTRAYTEAITRDMANVLSDGSMSFGRMQNLNLDMVNKPEMLGKPVEGVMAYTRTRTLAPEREKGGVTHSVEPVNFGKDKRLAWSYDPGTRRVRQVPEYGFDQPMAGTGGKMTIDSDRLFNGSPERYSWKLLGKKEMYIPANNYKIHQPTVKYADLLKPGHANPDFMRYELRRVWAVEGTLKDGFRHVYGKRVLFVDEDTGQAVAADMYDARGQLWQHAFINYYYSFDIKAWHAGTSFYHDLNSGGYMGYNLFQERPQGPILNKGDLVPAMFTPEAARNAGN; encoded by the coding sequence ATGAAGTTTGTGACAGCCAAGACTCCACTCGCAGCGGCAGTGGGTTTGATGGTGGCGACGTCGGTATGGGCGAAGGTGCCGGCGAACGAGGCGGAACAGCTGGGCAAGGAATTGACATGCGTGGGTGCCATCAAGGCCGGCAACAAGGAAGGCACGATTCCCGAATTCACTGGCAAGTGGGCTGGCGCACCGACTGGCGTGGCTCATGTGCAATCCAGCGGCAAGCATCCCGTAGATATCTATGCCGATGAAAAGCCACTGTTCGTGATCACCGCAGAGAACATGGAGAAGTATGGCGACAAGCTCAGCGCTGGTCAGAAAGCCATGTTCCAGAAGTACCCCAAGACCATGCAGATTCCGGTCTACAAGGGGCACCGCGATTTCCGCTACACCGATGAGGTGTGCGCAGTGCTGAAGAAGAATGCCTTGGAGTCGGAGGTCGTCGATAACGGCATGGGAATCAAGGGCAGCTTTGGTGCGATCAACTTCCCGATTCCCAAGACCGGGCAGGAAGTGATCTGGAACAACCTGCTGCCCACACGTGCCTACACCGAGGCCATCACGCGTGACATGGCGAATGTGCTGTCAGACGGCAGCATGAGCTTTGGCCGTATGCAGAACCTGAACCTGGACATGGTCAACAAGCCTGAAATGCTGGGCAAGCCGGTTGAGGGCGTGATGGCCTATACGCGCACCAGAACGCTGGCTCCCGAGCGTGAAAAGGGCGGTGTGACCCACTCGGTAGAGCCCGTCAATTTCGGCAAGGACAAGCGCCTGGCCTGGAGCTATGACCCCGGTACACGCCGCGTGCGCCAGGTGCCCGAGTATGGCTTTGACCAGCCCATGGCTGGCACCGGCGGCAAGATGACCATCGACTCGGATCGTCTCTTCAATGGCTCGCCAGAGCGCTACAGCTGGAAGCTGCTGGGCAAGAAGGAGATGTATATCCCCGCCAACAACTACAAGATCCATCAGCCCACGGTGAAGTATGCCGACCTGCTCAAGCCCGGTCATGCCAACCCCGATTTCATGCGCTACGAGCTGCGCAGAGTCTGGGCCGTGGAAGGCACGCTGAAGGACGGTTTCCGACATGTCTATGGCAAGCGTGTGCTGTTCGTGGACGAGGACACCGGCCAGGCCGTGGCCGCGGACATGTACGACGCGCGTGGCCAGTTGTGGCAGCACGCCTTCATCAACTACTACTACTCCTTTGACATCAAGGCCTGGCATGCAGGCACGTCCTTCTATCACGACCTGAATTCCGGCGGTTACATGGGCTACAACCTTTTTCAGGAGCGTCCCCAGGGGCCAATCCTGAACAAGGGTGATCTCGTGCCCGCCATGTTCACACCAGAAGCCGCACGCAACGCGGGCAACTAA
- a CDS encoding DUF1302 domain-containing protein — translation MKKLTPIAVAALLSLGMGAVQAGETVELGDGLKFDWRLNVSYGLGVRLDNPSPVLNTDGNNNFKKGALTANRLGAVWESKLSKGDSGFVLNASTFYDDVYHQRNDNKGPISTAGPVDEFNSAAKRYGGGYSRLLDTYAYTSFNMGEARATVRLGKQVVNWGESMYFANIAAAQGPSDAAKAASPGAEVKEILLPEDQISASLEVSPKLSLLGHYQFGFHETLLPAPGMYTSTSNALGPGASCLGVYNGATCRGLRRGTDIRPSSSGQWGIGGRYRVTDETEVGLYYLNYNDRTPSLVVNMNGAIPTGYQVRYFDDIKMLGTTVSTTFGKFSAFGEASYRKGTPVLNGNGVAVRGDVVQGNVGGIFNIGRTGIADDMSLAAEISGSRVISVADGSSTDNLSFKTRNSLVAGATLTLGYPGIFEGWDLSIPISYQSQLRGRSLVGTFGGGQSDSRLSIGATFVRKSNFSINVAYINYLGNPSADSLRARPLADRDQLSVTAKYSF, via the coding sequence ATGAAGAAACTCACGCCCATCGCAGTGGCGGCGCTGCTGTCCTTGGGTATGGGAGCGGTTCAGGCGGGGGAGACTGTCGAGCTGGGAGATGGCCTCAAGTTCGACTGGCGTCTGAACGTGAGCTATGGCCTGGGTGTTCGTCTGGATAACCCGTCTCCGGTGCTGAACACGGACGGCAACAACAATTTCAAGAAAGGTGCTCTGACGGCGAACCGACTGGGTGCCGTCTGGGAGAGCAAGCTGTCAAAAGGCGACAGCGGCTTTGTGCTGAACGCCAGCACCTTCTATGACGACGTTTACCACCAGCGCAACGACAACAAGGGCCCGATCAGCACGGCCGGTCCCGTGGACGAGTTCAACTCTGCTGCCAAGCGCTATGGTGGCGGCTATTCACGCCTGCTGGATACCTACGCCTACACCAGCTTCAACATGGGCGAGGCCCGCGCCACGGTACGCTTGGGCAAGCAGGTGGTGAACTGGGGCGAGTCCATGTACTTTGCCAATATCGCTGCGGCCCAGGGACCCAGTGATGCCGCAAAGGCAGCTTCGCCTGGCGCTGAGGTCAAGGAAATCCTGCTGCCTGAAGACCAGATCTCGGCCTCGCTGGAAGTCAGTCCCAAACTCTCGCTGCTTGGCCACTACCAGTTCGGCTTCCATGAAACGCTGCTGCCGGCTCCCGGCATGTACACCAGCACCAGCAATGCCCTGGGCCCTGGTGCCTCCTGCCTGGGTGTCTACAACGGTGCGACCTGTCGCGGCCTGCGACGCGGTACCGACATCCGGCCCAGCAGCTCGGGTCAGTGGGGTATCGGCGGTCGCTACCGCGTCACCGACGAGACGGAAGTCGGTCTGTACTACCTGAACTACAACGACCGCACTCCATCGCTGGTCGTGAACATGAATGGTGCGATACCGACCGGCTATCAGGTTCGCTATTTCGACGATATCAAGATGCTGGGAACGACGGTCAGCACGACCTTCGGCAAGTTCTCTGCATTTGGTGAAGCCAGCTATCGAAAAGGTACGCCAGTGCTCAACGGCAATGGTGTGGCGGTGCGTGGCGATGTGGTGCAGGGCAACGTCGGCGGTATCTTCAATATCGGCCGCACCGGTATCGCGGACGACATGTCCCTGGCTGCCGAAATTTCCGGCTCTCGCGTGATCAGTGTGGCCGATGGTAGCTCTACCGATAACCTGAGCTTCAAGACCCGTAACTCTCTGGTGGCCGGTGCGACCCTGACGCTGGGCTACCCCGGCATCTTCGAAGGCTGGGATCTGAGTATCCCCATCAGCTACCAGTCGCAGCTGCGCGGCCGTTCTCTGGTCGGCACCTTCGGCGGCGGCCAGAGCGACAGCCGGTTGAGCATTGGCGCGACTTTTGTTCGCAAGAGCAATTTCTCGATCAACGTGGCCTACATCAACTACCTGGGCAATCCTTCTGCCGATTCCCTGCGTGCACGCCCGCTGGCCGATCGCGACCAGCTGTCTGTTACCGCCAAGTACTCGTTCTGA
- a CDS encoding dienelactone hydrolase family protein: MSSAASGQYLFDALPPLPKVAPLMAPTELHGDTQGDIRFKSSSPYDLDVLLSQPAKAEATMGMGKLFLPKGASEKKQVPAMVVLPGGAGAIPGRESEMAQMLADNGIAALLVDNFKPRGISEDMPYALKIMGTSEFDAVADAYAALKALNKHPAIDGWRIGVMGFSKGGIAARMSLDTRIRDKLAPFIQPFALHVDFYGPCYALLQSRKTTGSPLLSFRAGEDASNDLVACAQQEKILREAGSEVSTVVYARAGHDWESDKPREMTNRPYLSGCTIEFNDKDFPVLNGQPLIPAGAQPDRQTRYRIRVQSGKALGDCVKVGYIAGRDESARSLAGKQLLQFLKVKFEQ, from the coding sequence ATGAGCAGTGCGGCATCAGGACAGTATCTGTTCGATGCTTTGCCTCCTTTGCCCAAGGTGGCTCCCTTGATGGCCCCCACGGAGCTGCATGGTGATACACAGGGCGATATCCGCTTCAAGTCCAGCAGTCCGTATGACCTCGATGTGCTGCTCAGTCAGCCTGCCAAGGCAGAGGCAACCATGGGTATGGGAAAGCTGTTCCTGCCCAAGGGGGCCAGCGAAAAGAAGCAGGTGCCGGCCATGGTTGTCCTGCCAGGTGGCGCGGGGGCCATTCCCGGGCGCGAGAGCGAAATGGCCCAGATGCTGGCCGACAACGGCATAGCTGCGCTGTTGGTCGATAACTTCAAGCCGCGTGGCATCAGCGAAGACATGCCTTACGCGCTCAAGATCATGGGTACCTCCGAGTTCGATGCCGTGGCCGATGCCTATGCTGCCCTCAAGGCCTTGAACAAGCACCCGGCCATCGATGGCTGGCGTATCGGGGTGATGGGATTTTCCAAAGGTGGAATTGCGGCACGCATGAGCCTGGATACGCGCATTCGCGACAAGCTGGCGCCTTTCATTCAGCCCTTTGCCTTGCATGTGGACTTCTACGGGCCTTGCTATGCGCTGCTGCAGTCACGTAAAACCACGGGTTCGCCCTTGCTCAGCTTCAGAGCGGGGGAGGATGCATCGAATGATCTGGTGGCCTGTGCGCAGCAGGAAAAAATCCTGCGTGAGGCGGGCTCCGAGGTCAGTACCGTGGTCTATGCCAGGGCCGGCCATGATTGGGAAAGCGACAAGCCACGAGAGATGACGAATCGCCCCTACCTGTCCGGCTGCACGATAGAGTTCAATGACAAGGACTTCCCCGTCCTCAATGGCCAGCCGCTGATTCCCGCAGGGGCCCAGCCCGATCGCCAGACCCGCTACAGGATTCGGGTGCAGAGCGGCAAGGCTCTGGGGGACTGCGTCAAGGTGGGTTATATCGCCGGGCGCGATGAAAGCGCACGCAGTCTGGCCGGCAAGCAGTTGCTGCAGTTTCTCAAGGTAAAGTTCGAGCAGTAG
- a CDS encoding nuclear transport factor 2 family protein yields the protein MRITASTLEQVLLEHALAQTLTRYATACDTRNWDLLQQVFAPDCTTVYGGSYICEGVAKVRRMISTHLDGCGPTQHLLGNLEVDAGDPQRPLSRIQVRAAHQGLGQRSHLRYDAIGFYEDEWVRLPEGWRIQKRSMTMLLEIGDRSVLQPGS from the coding sequence ATGCGGATCACAGCAAGCACGCTGGAGCAGGTTCTTCTTGAACATGCTCTGGCCCAGACCCTGACCCGCTACGCCACGGCCTGCGACACACGCAACTGGGACTTGCTGCAGCAGGTGTTCGCACCTGACTGCACCACGGTCTACGGTGGCAGCTACATCTGCGAAGGGGTTGCCAAGGTCCGCCGCATGATCAGCACCCACCTTGACGGCTGCGGCCCCACCCAGCATCTGCTGGGCAACCTGGAAGTCGATGCCGGCGACCCGCAGCGCCCGCTCAGCAGGATTCAGGTGCGAGCCGCGCATCAGGGACTGGGCCAGCGCAGTCATCTGCGCTACGACGCCATCGGTTTCTATGAAGATGAATGGGTAAGACTGCCCGAAGGCTGGCGCATCCAGAAGCGCAGCATGACGATGCTGCTGGAAATCGGTGATCGCAGCGTGCTGCAACCCGGCTCCTGA
- a CDS encoding RND family transporter, translating into MTLSEPTSRLDRFIASTARWLISWSKSIVVLTLIATALLAVSAMRTHLDPGFNKLIPMRHEYMTAFLKHSATFSGANRILVSVEWKGRQGDIYNKEFLEALRGVTDEVFFTPGVNRGQVYSLFTPNVKYIEITEDGYVGEVLIPSRFEANEQGLAQVRSNVAKSGQIGSLVSNDLKSAMVRADLLEVDPKTGEKLDYHKVAQRLEEIRSKFEGKDISIHIIGFSKVLGDVMDGLTTVMTFFAIAFVITAIMLRLYTKSTNITVVGLAVALLPVIWLLGILPLIGYGIDPMSILVPFLIFSIGVSHAVQMTGAWKHDVRAGLSSSLAAENAIRKLAIPGALALLTNALGFMVIMLIDIPIVHELGVTACMGVLLMIITNKVFLPAVLANLRLEKKAMQAPSSSANGRNPIWWKLSALAESRPAMLTLAVSLLLLAAGTYESRKLLTGDVGTGAPELRAESRYNRDNDTIIGSYSIGMDVLSVFVETSNLDEGCLNWQVMNAVERFESRMRRVDGVQSVSTVSGLAKIAASSNNEGNPRWAALQRTEAALRSGAKALSPDMGLNTEGCKVINLQVFLKDHEGATLTHVVNEVRDFIVADKTPNVKFLLAGGNAGVAVATNEAVEHAEVQMLGSIFGAITLLCWLTFRSWRAVLCIVVPLAIVSILCNALMAMLGIGLKVPTLPVVALGVGVGVDYGIYLFESMQHELRERDITLREAFYEAMRQRGNAAIFTALTMSIGVGTWAFSALKFQADMGILLAFMFLVNMLGAIFLLPAMAYWLNVGTAEAKARVKRLHRQPRHAHAAGSAGGISHAGGMLKPEPQSSVNGKV; encoded by the coding sequence ATGACTCTGAGCGAACCCACCAGCCGGCTTGACCGGTTTATTGCATCCACGGCACGCTGGCTGATCTCGTGGAGCAAGTCCATCGTCGTGCTGACGCTGATTGCCACGGCACTGCTGGCTGTCTCGGCCATGCGCACGCACCTGGATCCGGGCTTCAACAAGTTGATCCCCATGCGTCATGAGTACATGACGGCATTTCTCAAGCATTCAGCCACCTTCTCCGGAGCCAACCGCATTCTGGTGAGCGTGGAATGGAAGGGCCGGCAAGGCGATATCTATAACAAGGAATTTCTCGAAGCACTGCGCGGCGTGACGGACGAGGTCTTCTTCACGCCCGGCGTCAACCGTGGCCAGGTGTATTCGCTGTTCACACCGAACGTGAAATACATCGAGATCACCGAAGACGGCTACGTGGGCGAGGTGCTGATTCCTTCGCGCTTCGAGGCCAACGAACAAGGCCTGGCCCAGGTGCGCTCGAACGTGGCCAAGTCCGGTCAGATCGGCTCTCTGGTCAGCAACGATCTGAAGTCCGCCATGGTGCGCGCCGACCTGCTCGAGGTCGACCCAAAGACCGGAGAAAAACTCGACTATCACAAGGTTGCGCAGCGCCTGGAAGAGATCCGCAGCAAGTTCGAAGGCAAGGATATCTCCATCCACATCATTGGTTTTTCCAAGGTACTGGGCGATGTGATGGACGGCCTGACCACGGTGATGACCTTTTTTGCCATCGCCTTTGTCATCACGGCCATCATGCTGCGCCTCTACACCAAGTCCACCAACATCACGGTGGTCGGCCTGGCCGTGGCACTGCTGCCCGTGATCTGGCTGCTGGGCATTTTGCCGCTGATCGGCTATGGCATCGACCCCATGTCGATCCTGGTTCCCTTTCTGATCTTCTCCATCGGCGTATCCCATGCGGTGCAGATGACGGGAGCCTGGAAGCATGATGTGCGCGCCGGCCTAAGCTCCAGTCTGGCCGCAGAGAACGCGATTCGCAAGCTGGCCATTCCCGGAGCTCTGGCGCTGCTGACCAATGCTCTGGGCTTCATGGTCATCATGCTGATCGACATCCCCATCGTGCACGAATTGGGCGTGACCGCCTGCATGGGCGTGCTGCTGATGATCATCACCAACAAGGTGTTCCTGCCCGCGGTGCTGGCCAATCTGCGCCTGGAAAAAAAGGCCATGCAAGCCCCCTCTTCCTCCGCCAACGGCCGCAACCCCATCTGGTGGAAGCTGTCGGCACTGGCCGAATCCCGTCCCGCCATGCTGACTCTGGCGGTGTCGCTGCTGCTGCTGGCCGCCGGCACCTACGAATCGCGCAAGCTGCTGACAGGTGATGTGGGCACGGGCGCTCCCGAGTTGCGCGCCGAGTCGCGCTACAACCGTGACAACGACACCATCATCGGCAGCTATTCCATAGGTATGGACGTGCTGTCCGTCTTCGTCGAAACCTCCAACCTCGACGAAGGCTGCCTTAACTGGCAGGTCATGAACGCCGTGGAGCGCTTTGAATCGCGCATGCGCCGGGTTGACGGCGTGCAATCTGTCTCCACCGTCTCCGGTCTGGCCAAGATCGCGGCCTCCAGCAACAACGAGGGCAACCCCCGCTGGGCAGCTCTGCAGCGCACCGAAGCCGCATTGCGTTCGGGCGCCAAGGCACTTTCTCCCGATATGGGCCTGAACACCGAGGGCTGCAAGGTCATCAATCTGCAGGTCTTCCTCAAGGACCACGAAGGCGCCACGCTGACCCATGTCGTCAATGAAGTGCGTGATTTCATCGTTGCGGACAAGACGCCCAACGTCAAGTTCCTGCTGGCTGGCGGCAACGCCGGCGTGGCGGTCGCGACCAACGAGGCCGTGGAACATGCCGAAGTGCAGATGCTGGGCTCCATCTTCGGCGCCATCACGCTGCTGTGCTGGCTGACCTTCCGCAGCTGGCGCGCCGTGCTGTGCATCGTCGTGCCCCTGGCCATCGTCTCCATACTCTGCAATGCCTTGATGGCCATGCTGGGCATTGGCCTGAAGGTCCCTACGCTGCCCGTGGTGGCGCTGGGCGTGGGTGTGGGCGTGGACTACGGCATCTACCTGTTCGAGAGCATGCAACATGAGCTGCGCGAGCGAGACATCACGCTGCGCGAGGCCTTCTATGAAGCCATGCGCCAGCGCGGCAACGCCGCCATCTTCACGGCGCTGACCATGTCCATAGGCGTGGGCACCTGGGCGTTCTCGGCACTGAAGTTCCAGGCCGACATGGGTATCTTGCTGGCCTTCATGTTCCTGGTGAACATGCTGGGCGCGATCTTCCTGCTGCCTGCCATGGCCTATTGGCTGAATGTGGGCACGGCGGAAGCCAAGGCACGCGTCAAGCGCCTGCACCGGCAGCCCAGACATGCCCATGCGGCTGGCAGCGCCGGCGGCATCAGCCACGCAGGCGGCATGCTCAAACCCGAACCCCAGTCATCCGTGAACGGCAAAGTGTGA
- a CDS encoding YCF48-related protein: MKTAVGIGAAALVAFASALAFAPRTPPPLAPTTIGIERSHFNTITQVGDRLLTAGALGEILYSDDKGAHWQQAQLKEQRQALIVSMAFAPDRKTGFAVGHEGWILRTKDGGSTWEEVAFSKENGEPLMSIARLPSGDWISVGAFGRAITSKDNGQTWEQLPLPSEVEDKHMNRIASSEDGKHWLIVGERGLVIKSEDSGASWQIEPGFYNGSFYNAMATRDGGWLIYGMRGNAFVQAAPGAQWVKSTIQAPVSFFGHAQEKDGTIVLVGQGSMLGLSKDGGKSFSLQRAKGRATLTDIVLTGPDSGWMSSDAGLQPFPPPQQAKANAQAAPGATQ, encoded by the coding sequence GTGAAAACAGCCGTCGGTATAGGCGCAGCAGCATTGGTGGCCTTTGCCTCAGCGCTCGCCTTTGCACCCCGCACACCGCCCCCCCTGGCCCCCACCACCATTGGCATCGAGCGCAGTCACTTCAACACCATCACGCAGGTGGGCGATCGTCTGCTGACAGCCGGCGCACTCGGTGAAATCCTGTACTCGGACGACAAGGGTGCTCACTGGCAGCAGGCACAGCTCAAGGAGCAGCGTCAGGCGCTCATCGTCAGCATGGCTTTTGCGCCCGACAGAAAGACAGGCTTTGCCGTGGGGCACGAAGGCTGGATTCTGCGTACCAAGGACGGAGGCAGCACCTGGGAGGAAGTCGCTTTCTCCAAGGAAAACGGAGAGCCTCTGATGTCGATCGCGCGCCTTCCTTCGGGCGACTGGATTAGTGTCGGCGCCTTCGGCCGTGCCATCACCTCCAAGGATAACGGTCAGACCTGGGAGCAGTTGCCCCTGCCCTCGGAGGTGGAGGACAAGCACATGAACCGCATTGCCAGCTCCGAAGATGGCAAGCACTGGCTGATAGTGGGCGAGCGCGGCCTGGTCATCAAGTCCGAGGACTCCGGCGCAAGCTGGCAGATCGAGCCCGGTTTCTACAACGGATCTTTCTACAACGCCATGGCGACACGCGATGGCGGCTGGCTGATCTATGGCATGCGCGGCAACGCCTTTGTGCAGGCCGCACCGGGCGCGCAATGGGTCAAGTCGACGATTCAGGCTCCGGTCTCCTTTTTTGGCCATGCCCAGGAAAAGGACGGAACCATCGTCCTGGTAGGACAGGGCAGCATGCTCGGCCTGAGCAAGGACGGCGGCAAGAGCTTCAGCCTGCAACGCGCCAAGGGCCGCGCCACCCTGACCGACATTGTGCTTACCGGCCCCGACAGCGGATGGATGTCCAGCGACGCAGGCCTGCAACCCTTTCCCCCACCACAACAAGCCAAGGCAAACGCTCAGGCTGCCCCAGGAGCGACTCAATGA
- a CDS encoding thiolase family protein encodes MGLQGKAALVGVAQYKPEKYATAPRMFHLEQVADLTLQALEDAGMELSEVDGLITSAPHFHEASCFVPAMAGEYLGVRLNFAEVVDLGGASSVAMVWRAAAAIELGLCNTVVCVLPSRMAPISEHDDHIKEVMKASRFGGHSTRFGAPEAEMDLPYGHMAQNTGYAMIAQRYGAVHGYDAAALARISVDQRFNACHNPNAMFYGQPITVDDVLNSRMVADPLHVLEIVLPAAGGGAMIVTRADRAKTTRHRPVSIVGCGEHVSSKSPTYMADMLQTPIGPASAKAFEMAGMRPSDMHMAQIYDCYTITVMLTLEDAGFCEKGKGMDFLRNNDFTFKGNFPMNTHGGQLSFGQSGTAGGMSQVIEAVHQIQGRAGDRQLGRNDLAYVSGTGGVMSEQGALILRGA; translated from the coding sequence ATGGGTTTGCAAGGAAAAGCGGCGCTGGTCGGCGTCGCGCAGTACAAGCCGGAGAAGTACGCAACGGCGCCGCGCATGTTCCATCTGGAACAGGTGGCCGACCTGACGCTGCAGGCTCTGGAGGACGCCGGCATGGAGCTGTCCGAGGTGGACGGTCTGATCACCAGCGCTCCGCACTTTCATGAAGCCAGCTGTTTTGTGCCGGCCATGGCCGGCGAATACCTGGGCGTGCGCCTGAACTTTGCTGAAGTCGTGGACCTGGGTGGAGCCAGTTCCGTGGCCATGGTCTGGCGCGCGGCGGCCGCGATCGAGCTGGGGCTGTGCAACACCGTGGTCTGCGTGCTGCCGTCGCGCATGGCGCCGATCTCCGAACATGACGACCACATCAAGGAAGTCATGAAGGCCAGCCGCTTCGGCGGCCACAGCACTCGCTTTGGAGCGCCCGAGGCCGAGATGGACCTGCCCTATGGTCATATGGCGCAGAACACCGGCTATGCCATGATCGCCCAGCGCTATGGCGCGGTCCATGGCTACGACGCGGCCGCTCTGGCGCGCATCAGCGTGGACCAGCGCTTCAATGCCTGTCACAACCCCAATGCCATGTTCTATGGTCAGCCCATCACGGTGGATGACGTGCTGAACTCGCGCATGGTGGCCGACCCTTTGCATGTGCTGGAAATCGTGCTGCCGGCTGCGGGCGGCGGCGCCATGATCGTCACCCGTGCCGATCGCGCCAAAACCACCCGGCACCGCCCCGTCAGCATCGTCGGCTGCGGCGAGCATGTGAGCAGCAAGTCGCCGACCTATATGGCCGACATGCTGCAGACCCCCATCGGTCCGGCTTCTGCCAAGGCTTTCGAAATGGCGGGCATGCGTCCCTCAGACATGCATATGGCGCAGATCTATGACTGCTACACGATCACCGTGATGCTGACGCTGGAAGACGCGGGCTTTTGCGAGAAGGGCAAGGGCATGGACTTTCTGCGCAACAACGATTTCACCTTCAAGGGCAACTTCCCCATGAACACCCATGGCGGCCAGCTGAGCTTCGGTCAGTCCGGCACGGCGGGCGGCATGTCCCAGGTGATCGAAGCGGTGCATCAGATTCAGGGACGTGCCGGTGACAGGCAGCTGGGTCGCAACGATCTGGCCTATGTGTCCGGCACCGGTGGCGTGATGAGCGAGCAGGGCGCCTTGATCCTGCGGGGAGCATAA
- a CDS encoding OB-fold domain-containing protein produces the protein MAWNKPLPHPTEISAPYWEGLKAHEVRIQQCDRGHSLFFPRTHCPTCGSRSLKWNTVSGEGTLYSFTIARIPTMPEFTDEMPQALAVVELREGVRINTTMVGVAPEALKVGMEVRPVFDERPGEVTLLRFTAHAGSHPAVIKADAEAAVAVAVVEEAAAAKRQISVKDIEAMKSLVSEEYSPWSNEFTVSQEVINEFAKLSGDDYWIHTDPVQAREKSPFGTTIAHGALVQVLASQLRIPLDYEVVDFNNMVNYGSDRLRFPTPVPSGCKIRARARIKAVEQVKSGVQATMELNIHVVGQDRPAVINDLVILYM, from the coding sequence ATGGCTTGGAACAAACCTCTGCCCCATCCCACGGAAATTTCTGCACCGTACTGGGAAGGTCTCAAGGCCCACGAAGTGCGCATTCAGCAGTGCGATCGTGGACATTCGCTGTTTTTCCCGCGCACCCATTGTCCCACTTGCGGATCGCGCTCCTTGAAGTGGAATACAGTGTCGGGCGAAGGCACGCTCTACAGTTTCACCATCGCGCGCATTCCCACCATGCCCGAATTCACCGACGAGATGCCCCAGGCCCTGGCCGTGGTCGAACTCCGTGAAGGCGTGCGCATCAACACCACCATGGTCGGCGTGGCTCCCGAGGCGCTCAAGGTGGGCATGGAGGTGCGTCCCGTGTTTGACGAGCGCCCCGGCGAGGTCACCCTGCTGCGTTTTACCGCCCATGCGGGCAGCCACCCGGCCGTCATCAAGGCCGACGCCGAGGCGGCAGTTGCGGTTGCCGTGGTGGAGGAGGCTGCCGCAGCCAAGCGCCAGATTTCCGTCAAGGACATCGAGGCCATGAAGTCGCTGGTGTCCGAGGAATACAGCCCCTGGTCCAACGAGTTCACTGTAAGCCAGGAGGTCATCAACGAGTTTGCCAAGCTCTCCGGCGACGACTACTGGATTCACACGGACCCCGTGCAGGCGCGCGAGAAAAGCCCGTTCGGCACCACCATCGCCCATGGCGCCCTGGTGCAGGTGCTGGCCAGTCAGCTCAGGATTCCGCTGGACTACGAGGTGGTGGACTTCAACAACATGGTCAACTATGGTTCGGACCGCCTGCGCTTCCCGACACCCGTGCCCTCCGGCTGCAAGATCCGTGCGCGGGCTCGCATCAAGGCGGTGGAGCAGGTCAAGAGCGGCGTACAGGCCACGATGGAGCTCAACATCCATGTGGTCGGCCAGGACCGTCCGGCCGTCATCAACGATCTGGTGATTCTCTACATGTGA